A region of the Methylobacterium nodulans ORS 2060 genome:
CTCCCTCTCGGCCCTGCGGCCGCACCTCCCGGCGATACGACACCATGTGGCGGGCGGCTTGTCATGACGGGCCTCACGAAGCGGAGCGTCGAGCCCGATGTCTGAGGGAGATCCCGTCCGCGTCCGCTGGAGCCATGGGCCGGCGGCTCCTCCGCTGCCGAGCCTCGTCCATCTGCGCCAGGACACGGCCAAACCCCTGTATCAGCAGCTCGAGGAGCAGCTGCGCGCGCTCATCGAGGACGGCACCCTCGCGGCCGGCACCACCCTGCCGGCGGAACGCACCTTCGCGGAGGCGATGGGGGTGAGCCGCACCACGGTCCAGCGCTGCTACGACGCCCTGCGCCGGCAGCGCTACCTGAGCGCCCATGGGCGGCTCGGCTACATCGTCGAGGCCGGCCGCACCCGGCTCAGTCCCGGCATGGACCGCCTCAAGGGCTTCACCGAGGAGATGCACGAACTCGGCCGCGTGCCCTCCTCCGAGATCCTGGAGCGGGTCGTCGTCCGGGACCCTGCCCT
Encoded here:
- a CDS encoding GntR family transcriptional regulator yields the protein MSEGDPVRVRWSHGPAAPPLPSLVHLRQDTAKPLYQQLEEQLRALIEDGTLAAGTTLPAERTFAEAMGVSRTTVQRCYDALRRQRYLSAHGRLGYIVEAGRTRLSPGMDRLKGFTEEMHELGRVPSSEILERVVVRDPALAELFGRPPQATFLRLVRIRKGDGIPLSREMAWYDLTAVPDLADADLSGSVYAHLGRSGARLVRCQQTIEAALPDADACAVFGFSEPRPCLLIKRRSYARDDQMIEYVEGLFRGDAYAYRLDLRV